A stretch of Arachis hypogaea cultivar Tifrunner chromosome 15, arahy.Tifrunner.gnm2.J5K5, whole genome shotgun sequence DNA encodes these proteins:
- the LOC140179245 gene encoding uncharacterized protein, producing the protein MGKTDDYDESQEFFGLSRILPEIYRRIFPDCITNDEVNKERSAIRVDVRVQREFSDFEVYCDASLKGLGCVLMQHRNVVAYASRQLRPHEKELNMRQRKWMELLKDYDFEFSYHPGKANVVADTLSRKSLTIAWMRIKEEELVDKFVDLKLDIGDVARRACLNQCEEFTEDDEGLWRNKGRICVPDVGSLRRDLLSEAHNSGFSIHPGSTKMYYDLKKMFWWPGMKGDVATVYQSPLCWYESGEISVLGPDVIVETTENIKKIRAKILTAQSRQKSYADQRRKQLEFEMGEHIFLRVTPTTGIGRAIKTKKLNPRYIGPFEILRRFGPVAYQVALPPHLSNLHDVFNVSQLRKYTSDAAHVLEPESVELKENLTFQVTPVRIDDTNVKKLRGNDVSLVKVAWERAVVEEHTWKLESEIQKDYPKLFSDSEKLE; encoded by the exons atgggaaagaccgaCGACTATGATGAAAGTCAGGAGTTTTTTGGGCTTAGCCGGATATTACCGGAGATTTATCGAAGGATTTTCCCGGATTGCATTACCAATGACGAAGTTAACAAGGAAAGAAGTGCCATTCGTGTGGATGTCAGAGTGCAAAGAGAGTTTTCAGActttgaagtgtattgtgatgcgTCACTGAAAggtttgggttgcgtgttgatgcaacatcGGAACgtggtggcttacgcatcgcgtcagcTAAGACCGCATGAG aaagagctaaaTATGCGCCAAAGAAAGTGGATGGAGTTGCTTAAAGATTATGATTTCGAGTTTagttatcaccctggaaaggcGAATGTGGTAGCAGACACTTTGAGTCGAAAATCTTTAACGATTGCTTGGATGAGGATCAAGGAGGAGGAGTTAGTGGATAAATTTGTGGATCTTAAGCTGGACATTGGTGATGTTGCCAGAAGAGCTTGTTTGAACCA GTGTGAAGAATTCACTGAGGATGATGAAGGGTTGTGGAGAAATAAGGGGAGAATTTGTGTACCAGATGTTGGGAGTTTGAGGCGAGACTTGTTGTCGGAAGCTCACAACAGTGGGTTCTCTATTCATCCCGGGAGCACGAAGATGTATTATGACTTAAAGAAAATGTTTTGGTGGCCTGGGATGAAGGGTGATGTAGCTACAGTG TACCAGtctccactttgttggtatgaatcCGGTGAAATAAGCGTTTTGGGTCCTGATGTAATAGTAGAGACTACTGAGAACATTAAGAAGATTCGTGCAAAGATTCTAACTGCTCAAAGTCGACAGAAGAGTTATGCGGATCAGAGAAGGAAACAGTTAGAGTTTGAAATGGGGGAGCACATATTCCTTAGGGTTACACCGACAACTGGGATTGGAAGAGCAATCAAAACCAAGAAGTTGAACCCAAGATATATAGGACCGTTTGAAATTTTAAGGCGAttcgggccggtggcgtatcaagtCGCTTTGCCACCTCATCTAtctaacttgcatgacgtattcAATGTGTCACAGCTCCGTAAGTACACGTcggatgcggctcatgtgttGGAGCCTGAATCGGTCGAGTTGAAAGAGAACTTGACTTTCCAAGTAACGCCAGTGAGGATCGATGACACTAATGTAAAGAAGCTGCGAGGAAATGATGTTTCATTGGTTAAAGTTGCTTGGGAGCGAGCAGTagtagaagagcacacttggaAATTAGAGTCCGAGATTCAAAAGGATTACCCCAAGCTTTTCtcag attctGAAAAgctagagtga